In a genomic window of Occallatibacter riparius:
- a CDS encoding DUF1990 domain-containing protein yields the protein MFSLTRPNQDTIDVALNRAAGLPAACPNLLSLRDGLTATKPPWGFAHDVSLSQIGKGESAFARARLAMEQWAEFDLGWVRVANPTADVRKGELVAVEAHTVGLWSLNLSRIVETVNTPDRIGFLYATTALHIEEGQERFLIELDRSSGRVLYLIEAVSRPRHLLARLGWPLGRAMQSRFRRDSHARMRRSDR from the coding sequence CGAATCAAGACACAATTGATGTTGCGCTGAACCGGGCGGCTGGGCTGCCTGCCGCATGTCCCAATCTGCTGAGTTTGCGCGACGGGCTGACGGCCACCAAGCCGCCCTGGGGATTCGCGCACGATGTTTCCCTCTCGCAGATTGGAAAGGGAGAGAGTGCATTCGCGCGAGCGCGCCTCGCGATGGAGCAGTGGGCGGAGTTCGACCTGGGCTGGGTGCGGGTGGCGAATCCCACTGCGGATGTGCGCAAGGGCGAGTTGGTCGCGGTTGAAGCGCACACGGTGGGCTTGTGGTCGCTGAATCTGAGCCGGATTGTTGAGACCGTTAACACGCCCGACCGGATCGGATTTCTGTATGCTACGACCGCATTGCACATCGAGGAAGGGCAGGAGCGGTTTCTGATTGAGCTCGACCGCTCGTCGGGGCGGGTGCTGTACCTGATCGAAGCTGTTTCGCGGCCGCGGCATTTGCTGGCGCGGCTGGGCTGGCCGCTGGGCCGGGCGATGCAGAGCAGGTTCCGCCGGGACTCGCATGCCCGGATGCGGCGGTCTGATCGGTGA
- a CDS encoding TetR/AcrR family transcriptional regulator, with product MLEKLAMLGMIGPIPKRCTNRPYNLTALEFLSLERPTMANDRIAGRKSREKQARREQIITAARRIAEREGWPSVTIRRLSDEISYSQPVLYSHFESRETILAAVAIEGFKEIGLVLERARTRAKRGAAVESVAAAYLRFAEASPAMYEVMFSIGLSVPFGEMATPAELRFGFTQLLELFKEQSDKPEIVAELFWANLHGIAELTRTGRFPRRLQKERLRALVVLFTASR from the coding sequence GTGCTAGAAAAACTAGCAATGCTAGGTATGATTGGGCCCATCCCGAAAAGATGCACAAATCGGCCGTACAATTTAACAGCGCTAGAATTCCTATCACTGGAAAGACCGACGATGGCGAATGACCGCATAGCAGGCCGAAAATCACGTGAGAAGCAGGCCCGGCGAGAACAGATCATCACGGCGGCACGGCGGATCGCGGAGCGTGAGGGGTGGCCCAGCGTAACCATTCGGCGGCTGTCGGATGAGATTTCATACAGTCAGCCCGTCTTGTACTCTCACTTCGAAAGCCGCGAGACCATCCTGGCCGCGGTTGCCATCGAGGGTTTCAAGGAAATCGGCTTGGTTTTGGAGAGGGCGCGCACACGGGCAAAACGAGGAGCTGCGGTCGAATCGGTCGCGGCTGCCTATCTTCGCTTCGCAGAGGCCTCGCCCGCGATGTACGAGGTGATGTTTTCAATCGGGCTGAGCGTTCCGTTCGGTGAAATGGCTACGCCTGCGGAACTGCGATTCGGATTCACGCAACTCCTGGAGCTGTTCAAGGAGCAGAGTGACAAACCCGAGATCGTTGCAGAGCTGTTTTGGGCGAATCTCCACGGGATAGCCGAGTTAACCAGAACCGGACGGTTTCCGCGCAGACTTCAAAAGGAGCGTCTGCGAGCCCTCGTCGTGCTCTTTACCGCGTCCAGGTGA
- a CDS encoding DUF4267 domain-containing protein gives MHNTIPLILAVLIAAGIIVIGCFYVASPEGISKDFGLRPAAPDADTRAWLRLKGIRDIASGLVVLTLMLAADHRTVGIVMLVFATIPFGDMANILVSGGRKATAFSFHGITCAVMLVAGLLLIHAI, from the coding sequence ATGCACAACACCATCCCGCTTATTCTGGCCGTTCTCATTGCCGCCGGAATTATCGTCATCGGCTGCTTCTACGTTGCATCTCCTGAAGGAATATCAAAAGATTTTGGCCTGAGGCCAGCTGCACCGGATGCCGACACCCGTGCGTGGCTACGTCTCAAAGGAATTCGTGACATCGCTTCGGGACTAGTGGTCCTGACCCTGATGCTGGCTGCCGACCACCGCACAGTGGGAATCGTGATGCTCGTATTTGCAACCATACCCTTCGGCGACATGGCCAACATTCTTGTTTCCGGCGGAAGGAAGGCGACGGCGTTTTCCTTCCATGGCATCACCTGCGCAGTGATGCTTGTCGCCGGCCTCTTGTTGATCCACGCCATCTGA
- a CDS encoding alpha-L-arabinofuranosidase C-terminal domain-containing protein, whose translation MVNRRIGAAAALLFSGALASVGAQQNPPTPPQQLRVAIDTQQTARPVSPYEYGMFIEHIGALIYRSLWSEMLDDRKFYFPIKPEEPQAAAPAQGGPFRNMQLRKWHPIGPAEAVVMDKEHPFVGEQSPRIELDASSPHGIRQSGFTLVKGRKYTGHIWLRATLGAKMKIALVWGEGANDRQVVAVPPPSNIYKEASFNFVAGADTEAGAFEITGTGTGSFHVGAVSLMPADNVDGFRPEVIAQLKQLHSGFWRLPGGNFISDFNWYHSVGPRDKRPPNFDYAWNAMQTNDVGMDELMTFCKLIGVEPYITVNAGFGDAHSAAEEVEYMNGAATTHMGTARVRNGHPEPYHVRFWNVGNEPYGQWQLGRTDLKYYLMKHNEFAKAMREVDPSITLLASGSMPEEAILEGVAADWHIPFDQAGICSDADWTCGFLKHDWGNFDGITEHWYTRAGTHWDRERAEKGIKVGRLEAGLVPDDETNLDWVRRPSDRVRLKAEEWQEYEKQFPEMKTKQIFMSNDEYAYTGGQTDLKLALAYAMVLNEMLRETDFLRMTAFTMGVSTLDFNQTAATLNTNGLLFKLYGELLGSGSIPVALTGNSPQSVPTQHMIGDLPRTSAGSPTYPLDMFAALSADRKFLTLAVVNATDFEQRLDLSVNGLRLSGNAKLWRMTGKTLDAANKVGQPPQVEVKESAVSGAPSTLAVAPISVEIFRFPVGQ comes from the coding sequence ATGGTGAATCGAAGAATCGGTGCAGCCGCCGCCCTCTTGTTCAGCGGAGCACTCGCCTCCGTAGGCGCCCAGCAGAACCCGCCCACTCCGCCGCAGCAACTGAGGGTAGCGATTGACACCCAGCAAACCGCCCGGCCCGTTTCGCCCTACGAATATGGCATGTTCATCGAGCACATCGGCGCGCTGATCTATCGCAGCCTTTGGTCGGAGATGCTGGATGACCGAAAGTTTTACTTCCCCATCAAGCCGGAAGAACCCCAAGCTGCCGCGCCCGCCCAGGGCGGCCCATTCCGCAACATGCAACTGCGGAAGTGGCATCCCATCGGTCCTGCGGAAGCAGTGGTGATGGACAAAGAGCATCCGTTCGTCGGCGAACAGAGCCCGCGCATCGAACTTGACGCATCCTCGCCGCACGGCATACGACAGTCCGGTTTCACCCTCGTAAAAGGGAGGAAATATACCGGCCACATCTGGCTGCGCGCCACACTGGGCGCAAAGATGAAGATCGCGCTTGTCTGGGGTGAAGGCGCCAACGATCGTCAGGTGGTCGCGGTTCCGCCTCCTTCAAACATTTATAAGGAAGCGTCTTTCAACTTCGTAGCCGGAGCTGACACCGAGGCCGGCGCATTCGAGATCACCGGGACAGGCACGGGCAGCTTTCATGTGGGCGCCGTTTCGCTCATGCCAGCAGACAATGTCGATGGGTTCCGCCCTGAGGTCATCGCGCAACTGAAGCAGCTGCATTCGGGATTCTGGCGGCTGCCGGGCGGCAATTTCATCTCCGATTTCAATTGGTATCACTCAGTCGGCCCGCGCGATAAGCGGCCGCCCAATTTCGACTACGCATGGAACGCCATGCAGACGAATGATGTCGGCATGGATGAACTGATGACGTTCTGCAAACTTATCGGCGTCGAGCCTTACATCACGGTCAATGCTGGATTCGGTGATGCGCACTCGGCTGCCGAAGAAGTGGAGTACATGAATGGCGCCGCCACTACGCACATGGGTACGGCGCGCGTCCGTAACGGACATCCCGAGCCATATCACGTCAGATTCTGGAATGTCGGCAATGAGCCGTACGGGCAATGGCAACTGGGGCGCACCGATCTGAAGTACTACCTGATGAAGCACAACGAATTCGCGAAGGCTATGCGCGAGGTCGACCCATCGATTACGTTGCTGGCCTCAGGTTCCATGCCGGAGGAGGCGATTCTGGAAGGCGTCGCCGCCGACTGGCACATTCCCTTCGATCAGGCCGGTATCTGTTCCGACGCGGATTGGACCTGTGGCTTCCTCAAACACGACTGGGGCAATTTCGACGGCATCACAGAGCACTGGTACACGCGGGCCGGCACGCACTGGGACCGCGAGCGCGCTGAGAAGGGCATCAAGGTCGGCCGTCTCGAAGCTGGTCTCGTACCCGACGACGAAACGAATCTCGACTGGGTTCGCCGTCCTTCCGACCGCGTTCGCCTCAAGGCCGAAGAGTGGCAAGAATATGAGAAGCAGTTCCCCGAAATGAAGACGAAGCAGATCTTCATGTCGAATGACGAATACGCTTACACCGGCGGCCAAACCGATCTGAAACTTGCGCTGGCCTACGCCATGGTGCTGAATGAAATGCTGCGCGAAACAGACTTCCTGCGCATGACGGCGTTCACCATGGGCGTTTCCACGCTCGACTTCAACCAAACCGCCGCGACGCTGAACACTAATGGACTCCTTTTCAAACTGTATGGCGAACTTCTCGGCAGCGGCTCCATTCCTGTCGCGCTCACGGGTAACTCTCCGCAGTCGGTTCCCACGCAACACATGATCGGGGACCTTCCGCGAACCAGTGCCGGCAGCCCAACCTATCCGCTGGATATGTTCGCGGCGCTCAGCGCAGATCGCAAGTTCCTAACGCTGGCCGTTGTGAATGCCACGGACTTCGAGCAGAGACTGGATCTCAGCGTGAATGGATTGCGGCTGAGCGGCAATGCAAAGCTGTGGCGCATGACCGGCAAGACTCTGGATGCCGCGAACAAAGTGGGACAACCGCCGCAGGTGGAAGTGAAGGAATCGGCAGTCAGCGGAGCACCATCGACGCTAGCCGTCGCGCCGATAAGCGTGGAGATTTTTCGGTTCCCAGTCGGGCAGTAA
- a CDS encoding alpha-L-fucosidase C-terminal domain-containing protein, protein MTSWMEVNGEAIYETRSWKISGEGPNMVKAGSFQGGSVSKLGEKDIRFTRNKANSVVYAIVLGWPAEPILISSLGLSAKTSPGKIARVELLGTAERFEWRQQADALRVALPKSYRPRVDYAAALKVMLA, encoded by the coding sequence GTGACCTCGTGGATGGAGGTCAATGGCGAAGCCATCTATGAGACTCGATCGTGGAAGATCTCCGGCGAAGGTCCCAACATGGTGAAGGCCGGATCCTTCCAGGGTGGTAGCGTCAGCAAACTCGGAGAGAAGGACATCCGCTTCACGCGCAACAAAGCGAACAGTGTCGTCTACGCTATCGTGCTCGGTTGGCCTGCAGAGCCGATTCTCATCAGCTCACTCGGCTTATCAGCGAAGACCAGCCCGGGTAAGATCGCGCGCGTGGAGTTGCTAGGAACAGCGGAGCGATTTGAATGGAGGCAACAAGCGGATGCCCTTCGCGTGGCACTTCCAAAGTCCTATCGGCCGCGGGTGGACTACGCTGCCGCGCTCAAGGTGATGCTTGCGTAA